One Pristiophorus japonicus isolate sPriJap1 chromosome 19, sPriJap1.hap1, whole genome shotgun sequence genomic window carries:
- the LOC139230499 gene encoding small integral membrane protein 45: MPHFLDWFVPVYLMISILILVGFGACIYYFEPGLQEAHKWRTQRPITDREVRKTLMIRDNLGFRPPEV, translated from the coding sequence ATGCCTCACTTCCTGGACTGGTTTGTCCCCGTCTACCTGATGATTTCCATCCTGATCCTGGTTGGGTTCGGCGCCTGCATTTACTACTTTGAACCTGGCCTACAAGAAGCCCACAAGTGGCGGACCCAGCGACCCATCACCGACAGGGAAGTGCGGAAAACCTTAATGATTCGGGACAATCTAGGCTTCAGGCCACCAGAGGTCTGA